Proteins found in one Anopheles aquasalis chromosome 3, idAnoAquaMG_Q_19, whole genome shotgun sequence genomic segment:
- the LOC126578814 gene encoding brachyurin-like, producing MKGFVVLVALFAVVSAKWIDIDWSKVRPIEEFDHYWARLPAEMQIYRHASPSPRIVGGQEATPGQFPYQVALVGEYALGTGVCGGSILTNLYVLTAAHCIVEGPLNEPIIGGIAVIGAHNRIEAEPSQQRIPYEPSGIVAHPEYTLTNIRNDIGVVRLNSPIEFNDRVQPVRLPARSDDRQFGGFIGTVSGFGLTADGGTLPDVLMYTSNPVLTNADCTSQWNSDLIEPQNVCLSGAGGRNACNSDSGGPLTVQDGGSLQIGVVSFGSGQGCEINVPSVYARVTYYLEWIEANSDFVANS from the coding sequence ATGAAAGGCTTCGTGGTTTTAGTAGCTCTGTTCGCTGTAGTTAGTGCTAAATGGATCGACATCGACTGGTCCAAGGTTCGCCCGATCGAGGAGTTCGATCACTACTGGGCTCGTCTACCGGCGGAGATGCAGATCTACCGTCACGCTAGCCCATCGCCGCGTATCGTTGGAGGCCAGGAGGCGACCCCAGGACAGTTCCCGTATCAGGTTGCGCTGGTGGGCGAATACGCCTTGGGAACTGGCGTGTGCGGAGGATCTATTTTGACCAACCTCTACGTTCTTACCGCTGCTCACTGTATCGTCGAGGGACCATTGAATGAACCGATCATCGGAGGTATTGCTGTCATAGGCGCCCATAACCGTATTGAGGCAGAGCCATCCCAGCAGCGTATCCCATATGAACCGTCTGGAATTGTAGCTCACCCGGAGTATACCCTGACGAACATTCGCAATGATATTGGCGTCGTCCGCCTGAACTCGCCAATCGAATTCAACGATCGTGTGCAACCCGTTCGTCTACCGGCTCGTTCGGATGATCGTCAATTCGGAGGATTCATTGGCACTGTTTCTGGATTCGGACTTACCGCAGACGGTGGAACCCTTCCGGATGTTTTGATGTATACCTCCAATCCGGTGCTTACGAATGCTGACTGCACTTCCCAGTGGAATTCCGATCTGATTGAGCCCCAAAACGTGTGTCTGAGTGGTGCAGGTGGTCGTAATGCTTGCAACAGTGACTCTGGTGGTCCGCTGACTGTACAGGATGGAGGCAGTCTTCAGATCGGTGTGGTGTCCTTTGGATCGGGTCAAGGCTGTGAGATCAACGTACCGTCAGTATATGCTCGTGTTACTTACTATTTAGAATGGATTGAGGCAAATTCTGACTTTGTGGCCAATTCTTAA
- the LOC126578801 gene encoding eukaryotic translation initiation factor 3 subunit I, translated as MKPLMLQGHVRAITQIKYNREGDLIFSSAKDSSPSVWYSLNGERLGTYNGHIGAVWCVDVDWTTTRLITGAGDMKTFLWDVETGKALGTIPCVSPVRTCNFSYSGNQASYSTDRSMQQQSELFIIDVRNIDSSIGSADPVLKLTMGEQQSKITSMLWGALDETVITGHENGSIRIWDLRAVKELNSVNDHTASITDMQMSHDGTMFISSSKDTTAKLFDSESLVCLKTYKTERPVNSAAISPLYEHVALGGGQDAMEVTTTSTQAGKFDSRFFHLVYEEEFARVKGHFGPINSLAFHPDGKSFTTGGEDGFVRVQVFDSSYFEFQLE; from the exons ATG AAACCCTTGATGCTGCAGGGACACGTGCGTGCCATCACGCAAATCAAGTACAACCGTGAGGGCGATCTGATTTTCTCGTCCGCCAAGGACAGCAGCCCCAGCGTTTGGTACTCGTTGAACGGTGAGCGACTCGGTACGTACAATGGACACATTGGCGCGGTCTGGTGTGTTGACGTGGATTGGACGACCACCCGGCTCATCACTGGTGCCGGTGACATGAAAACATT CTTGTGGGATGTCGAAACGGGAAAGGCGCTTGGAACGATCCCGTGTGTTTCGCCCGTCCGTACGTGCAACTTTAGCTATTCCGGTAACCAGGCTTCCTACTCCACCGATCGCagtatgcagcagcagagtgagcTGTTCATTATCGATGTACGGAACATCGATTCCAGCATCGGTAGCGCCGATCCGGTGTTGAAGCTGACGATGGGTGAGCAACAGAGCAAAATCACGTCGATGCTGTGGGGCGCTCTCGATGAAACCGTCATCACGGGACACGAGAACGGTTCGATTCGCATTTGGGATTTGCGCGCGGTCAAGGAGCTGAACTCGGTCAACGATCACACGGCGAGCATCACCGATATGCAGATGTCGCACGATGGCACCATGTTCATCTCCTCATCGAAGGACACCACGGCCAAACTGTTCGATTCCGAGTCGCTGGTGTGCTTGAAGACGTACAAAACCGAGCGCCCGGTGAATTCGGCCGCAATCAGCCCACTGTACGAGCATGTCGCGCTCGGTGGCGGTCAAGATGCGATGGAGGTGACGACAACCTCGACCCAGGCCGGAAAGTTCGATTCCCGCTTCTTCCATCTGGTGTACGAGGAGGAGTTTGCGCGCGTGAAGGGCCATTTCGGGCCGATCAACAGCTTGGCCTTCCATCCGGACGGCAAAAGCTTCACCACCGGCGGAGAGGACGGTTTTGTGCGTGTCCAGGTATTCGATTCATCGTACTTCGAGTTCCAGCTGGAGTAG
- the LOC126578799 gene encoding solute carrier family 35 member F5, with product MNKAQKLVLGIVLLVLVDIIWVSSSELTKFLYENENYDKPFFCTYFKASMFTLYLIVVGLVAPWKESCGRNGNYSLMDNAEEEESYFANGPSSLSDSSFVPIKTESQVSGTESDDSSIRSVRFSKVAEVREMSPHEASEALMSRLSYAASLRVHRQKSHHKTAGIALLFCVLWFIANYMFQLALEPSETAMVTLLSSTSSFFTLILAAMFPSSCGDKLTVSKFFAVLLSISGAVMVSLSEISEPKMSRGIVLALLSAFFYASYLVLVKRKSDADGKFSIPLFFGFVGLWNLLLLWPLLFVLNFSQLEVFELPTRRQFIVLFLNGLVGTVLSEALWLWGCFLTSSLIGTVAISLQIPLAMLFDMVLHGKTYPPMFYLGSLPMFLSLLLVACLVKFDDCDPLLKLGKTLYRRLWLCRRPSVVRIPDLEEQHESLIDGSHDN from the exons ATGAACAAGGCACAGAAGCTAGTGCTCGgtatcgtgctgctggtgctggtcgatATCATCTGGGTGTCGTCGAGTGAGCTAACCAAG TTCTTGTACGAGAACGAAAACTATGACAAGCCCTTCTTCTGCACGTACTTCAAGGCGTCCATGTTCACGCTGTACTTGATAGTGGTCGGATTAGTAGCCCCATGGAAGGAGAGCTGCGGGCGCAATGGTAACTATTCG CTCATGGATAACGCTGAAGAGGAGGAAAGTTATTTCGCCAATGGCCCATCCAGCTTG AGTGATTCTTCGTTTGTGCCTATTAAAACCGAGTCCCAGGTTTCGGGCACCGAGAGCGATGATTCAAGCATACGAAGTGTACGCTTCAGCAAGGTGGCCGAGGTGCGCGAGATGTCACCGCACGAAGCATCGGAAGCGCTCATGTCCCGCCTTTCGTACGCGGCCAGCTTACGTGTCCATCGGCAAAAGTCACACCACAAAACGGCCGGAATAGCGTTACTGTTTTGTGTGCTG tGGTTTATCGCAAACTACATGTTCCAACTGGCCCTGGAACCGAGCGAAACGGCCATGGTAACGCTACTGAGCTCAACCTCGAGCTTTTTCACCCTCATTCTGGCCGCCATGTTCCCGTCGTCCTGTGGTGATAAGCTAACGGTGTCCAAGTTTTTCGCCGTTCTGCTCAGCATCTCCGGTGCG GTGATGGTATCACTGTCGGAGATAAGTGAACCGAAGATGTCCCGAGGCATCGTGCTGGCACTGCTGAGTGCCTTCTTTTACGCCTCGTACCTGGTGCTAGTCAAGCGAAAGAGTGACGCGGATGGGAAGTTTAGCATTCCCTTGTTTTTcgggtttgttggtttgtggaacctgctgctcctgtggcCGCTACTGTTTGTGCTAAACTTCTCGCAGCTGGAAGTGTTCGAGTTACCGACGAGACGTCAGTTTATCGTGCTGTTTCTGAACGGGCTGGTCGGAACGGTGCTCTCGGAAGCGCTCTGGCTTTG GGGTTGCTTTCTTACTTCGTCACTGATCGGTACGGTCGCGATTTCGCTGCAGATCCCATTGGCCATGCTATTCGATATGGTACTGCATGGCAAAACCTATCCGCCAATGTTTTATCTCGGCTCGTTACCCATGTTCCTGTCACTGCTGCTTGTAGCCTGTTTGGTAAAGTTCGACGACTGTGACCCGTTGCTGAAGCTGGGCAAAACTCTTTACCGACGATTATGGTTGTGCCGGAGGCCCAGTGTTGTCAGAATACCGGACCTCGAGGAGCAGCACGAGTCGCTAATCGATGGAAGTCACGATAattga